Part of the Xenopus tropicalis strain Nigerian chromosome 3, UCB_Xtro_10.0, whole genome shotgun sequence genome, ATTCATATTTTTGTCTTATTTTGATAGGGTCCAACCATTTAGCCACATGGTAGAGCCCTGTTGCCCAATACGATATTGTAGCCTTTTTGATTGATATTTGACACCCCAGTATGAGCATATCACTTTCCCCCATTTACAAGTTAGTGTAAAGCCAATTTCACTGTCTAGTTAATGCAACTATCCATTCTAGACAAGATTCCATATAACCATGTCACTACTTGGCCATGAAGGTTTAAGTAAATTGAATACCAGCATGGAGAAGAGGTCATAGTGACTAGGGTGTAGTTTTACCTTGTCACCCCGACATACAGCAGATCATATATATGCTGAATAAAATTACaacttacatacaaatactgatcaATATGGGAGGTACAGAAGGCCCTGGTCAATAGAGCTTATAATTATTCTCCTGTTTTTAGTCTTATCAGTTTTACAAATGCTTTCTGTACATCTTTGTTCCTGAAGCTGTAAATGACTGGATTTAACATAGGTATTACCATTGTATAGAAAACTGACACCACCTTATCCTGATCATTGGAATAACTGGAGTTTGGGCGCAGGTACATATACATCAGGGTTCCAAATAAAGTTCCTACGGAGATCAAGTGAGAAGAACAAGTTGTGAATGCTTTCAGCCTTCCTTGTGCAGACTGGATTGTAAGTATAGTTGaaaatatataactatatgaTATAACAATgacagatatacatacaaaggAGTTAAATCCCACAACTGCAAAAACAAGCAGCTCAGTCACAGAGGTATCGGAGCAAGACAATTTAAGGACAGGGGGCATATCACAGAAGAAATGAGCTATGTGATGGTTATTGCAGTAGACCTGGCTGAATGTGTTCATTGCATGTATCAAAGAATCAGAGAAGCCAATTGCAAAGCATATAGCAATTAGAataatgcatttttctttttgcatcatAACATAGTAAAGTAATGGTTGGCATATTGCAACATAACGGTCATAagccatagcagataacagataaacctcaGAGATAAAAAGGGAGGCGTAAAAATACAATTGTACAACACAAGCAAATAACGTAATTGTTTTCTTCTTAGAAAGAAGGTCTGAGAGAGTTCTTGGGATGATGACAGAGGTGTAGCACATATCTAGGAAAGATAAATGTTttaggaagaagtacatgggggtgtgcagAATAGGGCTTTTATTGATCAGCACAATCAGCCCACCATTCCCTAGAATTGTGAAGATGTATATCAGCAGGAAGATTATAAAGAGAACACGCTCTATAGTAGGGTTATTTGTGAGTCCAtcaaacacaaaaatgaaataccTAGATTGGTTGGCTTGCATTCTAAATGAACAATTGGTACAGCTCTGTAGACAGAAGAAAACAGtaacataaatgtatataattgaAATAAATGTTTGTCACGCAGAATAGACTATGAATGTAATTACAAAGTATTACCAAAAATTATACAATCTTAATACACTGAAAAAATGACAtctgatttttttgcacaaaaataaaacagggaATGAATTATGAGCTTCCAACCAAAACTACTAAACCCAAAACAGACCCATTAATATCTAAACAGACATCCAAACTAGATAATCCAGTTACTATTGAATaacaaaaagtaattaaaaggGGAAAATGTTCAGATGGCTTTTCCGCTCAATACTATAAATTATTTGCGCCAATTGTAAATCCCATCATATTCCAATTATGTAACGATTAAAATAGACAGATATTTCAGAACAATCTCAAGAAGCCCACATCAGTTATACACAGACCTACATGAGTGTTCAAGCTATAGACCAACTTCTCTCAAATATAGACCAAAAAATATTTACCAAACTTATAGCCAATAGGATTAAATTATACTTACCAAAAATTATCCATCCCGACAAGGCTGGGATCATACCTAGAAGAGAATGTAAACATGATTAGAGCCATAaacttaattaaaataatgaaaaaagatGCCTTGATTAATTTCTACGGATGGCATTTGATAGAACTGACAATATATAGAAACAGTATAACAAACATTAGAATATGGTAAATCTcttacagataaaaaaatgtCACTATATCAATGACCCACtgtcaaaataataattaatggAACACTttgataaaatgtatataaaaaattaaactaGACAGGGATGTCCCTTATCTCCAATACCCTTTGTAATAAAGATTGAAACTTTATTAATAGCTATAAGACAAAACCCAAATATTAAAAGGGATTGAGGATGCTAATATGCATCATAAGG contains:
- the LOC101734160 gene encoding olfactory receptor 5AU1 — encoded protein: MQANQSRYFIFVFDGLTNNPTIERVLFIIFLLIYIFTILGNGGLIVLINKSPILHTPMYFFLKHLSFLDMCYTSVIIPRTLSDLLSKKKTITLFACVVQLYFYASLFISEVYLLSAMAYDRYVAICQPLLYYVMMQKEKCIILIAICFAIGFSDSLIHAMNTFSQVYCNNHHIAHFFCDMPPVLKLSCSDTSVTELLVFAVVGFNSFVCISVIVISYSYIFSTILTIQSAQGRLKAFTTCSSHLISVGTLFGTLMYMYLRPNSSYSNDQDKVVSVFYTMVIPMLNPVIYSFRNKDVQKAFVKLIRLKTGE